Genomic segment of Halostella limicola:
CGAACAGCCCGCCGAGATCACCGACCTCGACACCGTCGTCGTCGACGGGAACTTCCCGTGGACGATCGTCACGGTGGAGACCGACGAGGGCGTCACGGGCATCGGCGAAGCGTACCCGTCGCCCGGCGTCCACGAGGTGATCACCGACTACCTCCGGCCCGTGCTGGTCGGCGAGAACCCGACCGACGTCGAGCGGCTGTACTACCTGATGCGCGAGAGCCTCTCCGGCCGCGGCTCCCAGGAGGGGATCGGCACCATCGCCATCAGCGGCGTCGAGATCGCCCTCTGGGACGCGACCGGGAAGCTCCTCGACCAGCCGGTCCACCAGCTGCTCGGCGGGAAGATGCGCGACTCCGTGCAGGTGTACGCCGACTGCCACGCCGGCGAGGCGATGGTCGCCTCCGCCGAGGAGGGCCAGGAGGAGGCGACGTACGAACCGGAGGCGTACGCGCGGGCCGCCCGCATGGCCGTCGACGACGGGTTCGACATGGTGAAGTTCGACCTCGACGTGCCGTCCGGCCGCGACCTGAACCGGAAGTCCCGGCACTTCGACCCGCCGGAGATCGAGCACAAGCGCCGCATCGTCGAGGCCGTCACCGAGGAGATCGGCGACGACGCAGAGGTCGCGGTCGACCTGCACTGGAACTTCTCGCCGGAGACGGCGTCCCGGCTCTGCGACGCCGTCGCGCCGTACGACCTCGCGTGGGTGGAGGACCCGCTCCCGCCCGAGAACACGAAGGCGATGCGCGAGCTGAAACGGTCGACCGACGCGACGCTGCTCACCGGCGAGAACCGTTACGGCCGCCACGGCTTCC
This window contains:
- a CDS encoding mandelate racemase/muconate lactonizing enzyme family protein, which produces MYEDFASKLAATMWADFDEQPDRDEQPAEITDLDTVVVDGNFPWTIVTVETDEGVTGIGEAYPSPGVHEVITDYLRPVLVGENPTDVERLYYLMRESLSGRGSQEGIGTIAISGVEIALWDATGKLLDQPVHQLLGGKMRDSVQVYADCHAGEAMVASAEEGQEEATYEPEAYARAARMAVDDGFDMVKFDLDVPSGRDLNRKSRHFDPPEIEHKRRIVEAVTEEIGDDAEVAVDLHWNFSPETASRLCDAVAPYDLAWVEDPLPPENTKAMRELKRSTDATLLTGENRYGRHGFRDLIEEQAVDFLAPDVPKTGGIAETKKIADMAETYYQALVPHNIGSPVATMATAHVGATVPNFVALEYHAREVSWWEDLVVGDDLIADGRISVPDAPGLGIELDWDVVEQHRKE